The following are encoded together in the Streptomyces flavofungini genome:
- a CDS encoding TetR/AcrR family transcriptional regulator produces the protein MTTGTRRRMGVEERRQQLIGVALELFSHRSPDDVSIDEIASAAGISRPLVYHYFPGKLSLYEAALKRAADELAERFLEPHEGPLGARLLRVTGRFLGFVDEHGPGFSALMRGGPAVGSSTTNALIDSVRQAAYDQILAHLGVTAPPARLELVVRSWISLAESTALIWLDGRRIPRAELELQLVHDFAALAAVSAAYDDEMALLLGRILADEPADGPFADLLTRLAALAPGAALP, from the coding sequence ATGACTACGGGGACGCGCCGCAGGATGGGTGTCGAGGAACGGCGGCAGCAACTGATCGGGGTCGCGCTCGAACTGTTCAGCCACCGCTCCCCCGACGACGTCTCCATCGACGAGATAGCGTCGGCCGCGGGCATCTCGCGTCCGCTCGTGTACCACTACTTCCCCGGCAAGCTCAGCCTGTACGAGGCGGCGCTCAAGCGGGCCGCCGACGAGCTGGCCGAGCGGTTCCTCGAACCGCACGAAGGGCCGCTGGGGGCGCGGCTGCTGCGCGTGACGGGACGTTTCCTCGGCTTCGTCGACGAGCACGGGCCGGGCTTCTCCGCGCTGATGCGCGGCGGCCCCGCCGTGGGCTCCTCGACGACCAACGCGCTCATCGACTCGGTGCGGCAGGCCGCCTACGACCAGATCCTCGCGCACCTCGGCGTGACGGCGCCGCCCGCCCGGCTCGAACTGGTGGTGCGCTCCTGGATCTCGCTGGCCGAGTCGACGGCGCTGATCTGGCTGGACGGCCGCCGCATCCCGCGTGCCGAGCTGGAGCTCCAACTCGTCCACGACTTCGCCGCGTTGGCGGCGGTGAGCGCCGCCTACGACGACGAGATGGCGCTGCTGCTCGGCCGCATCCTCGCGGACGAGCCCGCCGACGGGCCGTTCGCGGACCTCCTCACCCGGCTCGCCGCACTGGCGCCCGGCGCGGCCCTGCCCTAG
- a CDS encoding PDR/VanB family oxidoreductase: protein MPLPLTRAVRATLLAAGAALLARRALRRRIGASPLWPLPALDEPVSGQPRSRALRLRVARHERIADGVVQLRLEGGHLDGLPAWEPGAHLDLVLPSGLVRQYSLCGDPEDSSSYTVATRLIGVDEGGRGGSREVHEELCAGAEVEVRGPRNRFPLLEGAASYAFVAGGIGITPILAMVRAVEAAGADWRLLYCGRSRASMPFLEELEKLGGPGGRVTVVAEDESGRPDVAGFLGAGAAGAVYVCGPEGLMDAVAGALPEGCAPHLERFAPVAAAGGESAFEVELRRSGRTVTVGADTTVLAAVRAELPDTPYSCEQGFCGTCQHRVLEGEIDHRDELLTDGERADSMLICVSRARGARLVLDA, encoded by the coding sequence ATGCCGCTGCCCCTGACCCGCGCCGTCCGCGCCACCCTCCTGGCGGCCGGCGCCGCACTCCTCGCCCGCCGCGCCCTGCGCCGCCGCATCGGCGCCTCCCCGCTGTGGCCGCTGCCCGCCCTCGACGAACCCGTCTCCGGGCAGCCGCGCTCGCGGGCACTGCGGCTGCGCGTCGCCCGGCACGAGCGGATCGCCGACGGCGTCGTACAACTGCGCCTGGAGGGCGGGCACCTGGACGGGCTGCCCGCCTGGGAGCCGGGCGCGCATCTGGATCTCGTGCTGCCTTCGGGGCTCGTGCGGCAGTACTCGCTGTGCGGGGACCCCGAGGACTCCTCCTCGTACACCGTGGCCACGCGGCTCATCGGCGTGGACGAGGGCGGCCGCGGCGGGTCCCGCGAGGTGCACGAGGAGCTGTGCGCGGGGGCGGAGGTGGAGGTGCGCGGACCGCGCAACCGGTTCCCGCTGCTCGAAGGCGCCGCGTCGTACGCCTTCGTCGCGGGCGGCATCGGCATCACGCCGATCCTCGCCATGGTGCGGGCGGTGGAGGCGGCGGGTGCCGACTGGCGGCTGTTGTACTGCGGGCGGAGCCGGGCCTCCATGCCGTTCCTGGAGGAGTTGGAGAAGCTGGGCGGGCCGGGCGGTCGGGTGACCGTCGTCGCCGAGGACGAGAGCGGGCGGCCCGACGTGGCGGGCTTTCTCGGGGCGGGCGCGGCGGGTGCCGTGTACGTGTGCGGGCCCGAGGGGCTGATGGACGCCGTCGCCGGGGCACTGCCCGAGGGGTGCGCGCCGCACCTGGAGCGGTTCGCGCCCGTCGCGGCCGCGGGCGGCGAGAGCGCCTTCGAGGTCGAACTGCGGCGCAGCGGCCGCACGGTGACCGTGGGCGCGGACACCACGGTGCTCGCGGCCGTCCGCGCCGAGCTGCCCGACACCCCGTACTCCTGCGAGCAGGGTTTCTGCGGGACCTGCCAACACCGGGTCCTGGAGGGCGAGATCGACCACCGCGACGAACTGCTCACCGACGGCGAGCGCGCGGACTCGATGCTGATCTGCGTGTCACGGGCGCGCGGGGCGCGGCTCGTGCTCGACGCGTGA
- a CDS encoding 5-carboxymethyl-2-hydroxymuconate Delta-isomerase — protein sequence MPQITVDYSEPLADSFDRRGLALALHPLLVEETAATLESCKTRFVRTEATVVGGDEDGHAVVHVLIGLLPGRTAEAKARVTEGAIALVRRHLKPVEGRVVHVSAEVRDLDASYRRATDT from the coding sequence ATGCCGCAGATCACCGTCGACTACTCCGAGCCGCTCGCGGACTCCTTCGACCGGCGGGGCCTCGCGCTCGCGCTGCACCCGCTGCTGGTCGAGGAGACGGCCGCCACCCTGGAGAGCTGCAAGACCCGCTTCGTGCGCACCGAGGCGACCGTCGTGGGCGGCGACGAGGACGGGCACGCGGTGGTGCACGTGCTGATCGGCCTGCTCCCCGGCCGCACGGCCGAGGCCAAGGCACGGGTGACGGAGGGGGCGATCGCTCTCGTACGCCGTCATCTCAAGCCCGTCGAGGGGCGCGTGGTGCACGTCTCTGCGGAGGTGCGCGACCTCGACGCGTCCTACCGCAGGGCGACGGACACCTGA
- a CDS encoding fused response regulator/phosphatase, with protein MATTVLVVDDVAANRYALGAVLRRAGHRVVLAASAGEALSELDVRLRAGELPDVALVDVGLPDMSGYDLCRRLKASPTTASLPVVHFSAAAHGSVDRCRGLDAGGEAYLTVPAEPEEIAAVVRAAARGARNRSAAQTRAGRLSRLAETVLDVQSASSVPELVDAAAAGAAALAAAPAAAFVLGEEGEIHCGRSHRPAAVEPPGPDAHESVAHLMWRLMSGRSGVHTTTVPGPMWPAGFVGPARGASRLTAGRGGEPGRSEAAGGRARESGEEILARPREGCPTPWSDAGAAAVAGLVVPGEGALLALARTREDRAPVCLATAADAQTSAPDLGRLAHATARVAERLLMYEKERHIALTLQHSFLPSALPELPDTEIVVRYEPASRQAEIGGDFYAALPTPAGVLTGIGDVVGHSLDAATVMVELRHALRAYCIEDPDPGRLATRLDRMLQRYHPDVTATMCLTLVDPPTGRVRVANAGHIPPLVVSSTGPAAYIEASGPLLGLGLDRPPPVETRLTPTDRMLMVTDGLIETRGTDLAVSLEHLRLAAAAAPPGVTALCDTLLESFGRERDDDIALLALRLTVPPGGA; from the coding sequence GTGGCCACCACGGTCCTGGTCGTCGACGACGTGGCCGCGAACCGGTACGCGCTGGGCGCCGTGCTGCGCCGCGCGGGCCACCGGGTCGTCCTGGCCGCGAGCGCGGGGGAGGCGCTGTCCGAACTCGACGTGCGGCTGCGCGCGGGCGAACTGCCCGACGTGGCCCTCGTCGACGTGGGCCTGCCCGACATGAGCGGCTACGACCTGTGCCGCCGCCTGAAGGCCTCCCCGACGACCGCGTCCCTGCCCGTCGTGCACTTCTCCGCCGCCGCGCACGGCTCCGTGGACCGCTGCCGCGGCCTCGACGCGGGCGGCGAGGCCTACCTGACGGTGCCCGCCGAACCGGAGGAGATCGCCGCCGTCGTCCGCGCCGCCGCCCGCGGCGCCCGGAACCGCAGCGCCGCACAGACCCGGGCGGGCCGCCTCAGCCGCCTCGCCGAGACCGTCCTCGACGTGCAGTCCGCGAGCTCGGTGCCCGAACTGGTGGACGCGGCGGCGGCCGGCGCCGCGGCCCTCGCCGCCGCCCCCGCCGCGGCCTTCGTCCTCGGCGAGGAGGGCGAGATCCACTGCGGCCGCTCCCACCGCCCCGCCGCCGTGGAGCCGCCGGGGCCCGACGCGCACGAGAGCGTCGCCCACCTGATGTGGCGCCTGATGTCCGGCAGGAGCGGCGTCCACACCACGACCGTGCCGGGGCCGATGTGGCCCGCGGGGTTCGTTGGGCCGGCGCGGGGCGCGTCACGGCTCACGGCCGGACGCGGTGGGGAGCCGGGGCGGTCCGAGGCGGCCGGGGGCCGAGCGCGTGAGAGCGGCGAGGAGATCCTGGCCCGCCCGCGCGAGGGATGCCCGACCCCCTGGTCGGACGCGGGCGCGGCGGCGGTCGCCGGGCTCGTGGTGCCGGGGGAGGGAGCGCTGCTCGCCCTCGCCCGCACCCGCGAGGACCGCGCACCGGTGTGCCTGGCCACCGCCGCGGACGCCCAGACCTCCGCCCCCGACCTCGGCCGCCTGGCCCACGCCACGGCCCGCGTCGCGGAACGGCTGCTGATGTACGAGAAGGAACGCCACATCGCCCTGACCCTCCAGCACAGCTTCCTGCCGAGCGCGCTGCCCGAACTGCCGGACACCGAGATCGTCGTGCGCTACGAACCCGCCTCCCGGCAGGCGGAGATCGGCGGCGACTTCTACGCCGCGCTGCCCACGCCCGCCGGGGTGCTCACCGGCATCGGCGACGTCGTCGGCCACTCCCTCGACGCCGCCACGGTGATGGTGGAGCTGCGCCACGCGCTGCGCGCGTACTGCATCGAGGACCCCGACCCCGGCCGCCTCGCCACCCGCCTCGACCGGATGCTCCAGCGCTACCACCCCGACGTCACCGCCACCATGTGCCTGACCCTCGTCGACCCGCCCACGGGCCGCGTCCGCGTCGCGAACGCCGGACACATCCCGCCGCTCGTCGTGAGCAGCACGGGCCCGGCCGCGTACATCGAGGCGAGCGGCCCCCTGCTCGGCCTCGGCCTCGACCGGCCGCCGCCCGTGGAGACCCGCCTCACCCCCACGGACCGCATGCTCATGGTCACCGACGGACTCATCGAGACCCGTGGCACGGACCTCGCCGTGTCCCTGGAGCACCTGCGCCTCGCGGCCGCCGCCGCCCCGCCCGGCGTGACCGCCCTGTGCGACACGCTCCTGGAGAGCTTCGGCCGCGAACGGGACGACGACATCGCCCTGTTGGCGCTGCGCCTGACCGTCCCTCCCGGCGGCGCCTAG
- a CDS encoding DUF732 domain-containing protein has product MKRKTRNWLIGGVALFAIGAVGSLFQDDDSSEAEAKPKPSVTESVKKESKPDEKPSKPAAGSGIPSPDPAQTARLIRALSAIEPGLVAKEDRAVSRARNVCSDIKGGKGAATVRANAKYRYEGGTVPSLTDDQAADIVTAVKSSFCG; this is encoded by the coding sequence ATGAAACGAAAGACGCGCAACTGGTTGATCGGCGGCGTAGCACTCTTCGCTATCGGCGCTGTGGGCTCGCTGTTCCAGGACGACGACAGCAGCGAGGCGGAAGCCAAGCCCAAGCCGTCCGTCACGGAGTCCGTGAAGAAGGAGAGCAAGCCCGACGAGAAGCCGTCCAAGCCCGCTGCGGGCAGCGGCATCCCCTCGCCGGACCCCGCGCAGACAGCGAGGCTGATACGCGCCCTGTCGGCCATCGAGCCCGGTCTGGTCGCCAAGGAGGACCGCGCTGTGTCCCGGGCCCGCAACGTGTGCTCGGACATCAAGGGTGGCAAGGGCGCGGCAACGGTGCGGGCCAACGCGAAGTACCGGTACGAGGGGGGCACGGTCCCGAGCCTCACGGACGACCAGGCGGCCGACATCGTGACCGCCGTGAAGTCGTCGTTCTGCGGCTGA
- a CDS encoding metal-dependent hydrolase, which produces MSNTKARRPQPVASEHIALKARNVSFSWESTPLHWLPGDPFTTHTINVLHLLLPAGERWFVHVYKQVLPLIRDERLREDVIGFIGQEAMHSQAHDEVLPHLREQGLDPTPYTAQVDWLFEKLLGDRTLPPGRPRHWWLMERVAMISAIEHYTAFLGDWVLNAEELDRRGADPTMLDLLRWHGAEEVEHRAVAFDLFMHVDGGYRRRARTWATAFTALVFLWQRGARFFMANDPTLVDGKASFRDFHRSGRAGTLPTTGDMIRSIPRYLSRAYHPSQEGSTAQAVAYLASSPAATAAEARANGAA; this is translated from the coding sequence ATGTCTAATACGAAGGCCCGGCGCCCGCAGCCCGTCGCCTCCGAGCACATAGCGCTCAAGGCACGCAACGTCTCCTTCTCCTGGGAGAGCACCCCGCTCCACTGGCTCCCGGGGGACCCCTTCACGACGCACACGATCAACGTGCTGCACCTCCTGCTCCCGGCGGGCGAACGCTGGTTCGTGCACGTGTACAAGCAGGTGCTGCCGCTCATCCGCGACGAGCGGCTCCGCGAGGACGTCATCGGGTTCATCGGCCAGGAGGCCATGCACTCGCAGGCCCACGACGAGGTCCTGCCGCACCTGCGGGAGCAGGGCCTCGACCCCACCCCGTACACCGCCCAGGTCGACTGGCTCTTCGAGAAGCTGCTCGGCGACCGCACGCTGCCGCCGGGCAGGCCCCGGCACTGGTGGCTGATGGAGCGCGTCGCGATGATCTCCGCGATCGAGCACTACACCGCGTTTCTTGGCGACTGGGTCCTGAACGCCGAGGAGTTGGACCGCAGGGGGGCCGATCCGACGATGCTGGACCTGCTGCGCTGGCACGGCGCGGAGGAGGTCGAGCACCGGGCCGTCGCCTTCGACCTGTTCATGCACGTCGACGGGGGCTACCGCCGCCGCGCCCGCACCTGGGCCACGGCCTTCACGGCGCTGGTGTTCCTGTGGCAGCGCGGCGCCCGGTTCTTCATGGCGAACGACCCGACGCTCGTCGACGGCAAGGCCTCCTTCCGGGACTTCCACCGCAGCGGCCGGGCCGGCACCCTGCCCACCACCGGTGACATGATCCGCTCCATCCCGCGCTATCTGAGCCGCGCCTACCACCCCTCCCAGGAGGGCAGCACCGCACAGGCCGTCGCCTACCTCGCCTCGTCCCCCGCGGCCACCGCCGCCGAGGCCCGCGCGAACGGGGCCGCCTGA
- a CDS encoding tetratricopeptide repeat protein has protein sequence MDAAWEKRIATAWDEFDTYGEERAEEFRERIDELVRELPEAGAVGPFERACAFDSTGHSDKAVPLYQEALARGIDGYRRRRTTIQLASSLRNTGRVEEAIALLTPELDAEHDELDDAVRATLALCLIDADRGREAVSLAVGALAPHLPRYQRSMANYARLLVEPE, from the coding sequence ATGGACGCAGCCTGGGAGAAGCGCATAGCCACCGCGTGGGACGAGTTCGACACGTACGGGGAGGAACGAGCGGAGGAGTTCAGGGAACGGATCGACGAACTGGTCCGGGAACTGCCGGAGGCCGGCGCCGTGGGCCCCTTCGAACGAGCCTGCGCCTTCGACTCGACCGGCCACTCGGACAAGGCCGTCCCCCTGTACCAGGAGGCCCTGGCCCGCGGCATCGACGGCTACCGCAGACGCCGCACCACGATCCAACTGGCCAGCTCCCTGCGGAACACGGGCCGAGTGGAGGAGGCCATCGCCCTGCTCACCCCGGAACTGGACGCGGAACACGACGAGTTGGACGACGCCGTCCGCGCCACCCTGGCCCTGTGCCTGATCGACGCGGACCGCGGCCGCGAGGCCGTCTCCCTGGCGGTGGGCGCCCTGGCGCCCCATCTCCCGCGCTACCAGCGTTCGATGGCGAACTACGCACGCCTCCTGGTCGAGCCCGAGTGA